The sequence TCAGGTCCATTCCATAAGTGCTATCGTTTACCAGTGTGAAAGAACCCTGTGCAGTGAGCTGCAGGTTATTCAGACTAGCTTTAGCCTGCTGGATGGTATATGTGCTGGTTTTGTTATCTATCTTGATGTCTGCATCCATTTTGGTATGGGTACGCAGCAGGTAGGGGATGAGGCCAAAACGGAAAGTGATGGCTTCTGCTTCGGTGCTGGTACTGAGGATAAAGAGATCCTGTGTGAAATCTCCTTTGCCTGAGTGATCCAGGTTTTCAATGATGAGTCCCATATCTCCCTGGCGGTCAGTATACTCGATATACGCATCTTCGATTTTGTACTGTTGCAGGCTCATAGCAAACTTAGTAGAAGCAGTATCAGCTGGATTGGCCTGTGCAGTATCTGGTTTGGTAATGTCCCAGTTGGCTTTACCATCTTTGTTGATGATGGCGTGAATGCGTGGCGCTTCGATATTGATGTTATAGATATCGTAGGTTTCGCCTTTGATTACGCTCATCAGATTTAATGCCACATCGATTTTTTTCACGGAGATCAGGGTATCTCCAACAAAAGGTGCGCGATTTACAACCTGCAGGTCTTCCAGTGCCACGGCAAGGCGGGGGAAGTGTCTGATCAGACTGATATCTACATCTTTGAAGTCAACGTCCGCCTCCAACTGTTTATTCAATTCAGTTTTTACGATGGACATAATCTTTCCCTTGAACAGGAAAGGAATGGCAATTGCTGCAGCTACTAATACGATCAGCAATATACCCGTTATTTTCAGGATCTTCTTTAACATGTGGCAGATATAGGTTTATATATTCCGATTGAAGATAACAAGTAATACCGTATTCTTCAAATTACCTTAATTTTGCTGTTGAAATTTTATATCTAATTGATTATGACGCCTGAACGTAGAGAAAGATTATTATTCGTACTGAATAGACGCCAGGCTGGCCTTACGGTAGTACTGGATAATATAGAAGATCCACACAATGTTTCTGCAATAATGCGTACCTGCGATGCGGTAGGTATCCAGGAAATTTATGTGGTGACTACCAAGGCACCAAGGGTGAAGAAATGGGGGATTAAAAGTTCGTCCAGTGCTGTTAAATGGCTGACGATTCATCAGTTTACCGATGTACGGGAATGTATTAAAGTATTAAAGCAGCGATATGATAAATTGATGACGACTCATCTGGCACATGGTGCGGTGAGTCTGTATGATATTGATTTTACAGGTTCTGTAGCATTGGTATTTGGGAATGAGCAGACAGGGGTGTCGGAGGAATTAAGGGCTGCTGCGGATGGTAATTTTATTATTCCACAAATGGGAATTATTCGATCATTAAACGTATCGGTAGCGTGTGCGGTGAGTATCTATGAAGCCATGAGGCAAAAGACGCTGGCAGGGCATTATGATAAAAGAAATTTACCTGATGAACAATTTAATACCCTGTTAGATGAATGGGGATATGAAGAAGAATAAAAATAAAAAAAGCTGTTGCGATCTGCAACAGCTTTTTTATTTTAAAGACGTTTGAATTAAGCACTACATGTCACACAACCCTCTTCCATGGTGCACACTGCACCTTCAATTATCTCCACCTCATCTAACTTCGGGTCTACT is a genomic window of Chitinophaga sp. LS1 containing:
- a CDS encoding TrmH family RNA methyltransferase, translated to MTPERRERLLFVLNRRQAGLTVVLDNIEDPHNVSAIMRTCDAVGIQEIYVVTTKAPRVKKWGIKSSSSAVKWLTIHQFTDVRECIKVLKQRYDKLMTTHLAHGAVSLYDIDFTGSVALVFGNEQTGVSEELRAAADGNFIIPQMGIIRSLNVSVACAVSIYEAMRQKTLAGHYDKRNLPDEQFNTLLDEWGYEEE